TATACCGGAATTgacgataaccgtgatattttaaaatggaaaattgatatcatgttaataacacacatatgataatatcgtgtaaataatccagtaCTTCTTAAATCattgtatatatacagttatggttacagactctctctccacctccctacactcgtattttgagtgtaattaatttgccaaaaatgagacaaaatgcaataaacaaagttaaagatgaatttgactattctattttcaataaatatcgcgataatatcgttatcgGGAATTCTTTTGGCAacgataatcgtgtagtgaaaatctaatattatgacagccctagtctgaaTGAATGTCTCTTGACCAAAATTGTATTGTAATCACTTCATGTGATGTGTATACAGTAATATCTTGATATTACTGTATACACATCACATGAAGTGATTACAATACAATTAAGAAtggccataataataataatagtaataataattgttttcaAATAACTGTAAAATTGCTGTGATGTTCTTTAATCTTCTTAATCAACCCTGTGTTTTTCCAGTTCCCAGAACAAGAGGTGAGTGAGACAGTCATAAAGTactactgccacctgctggttCTTCTGGTTCATGTGGACTGACCTGACGAGCGTGTCCCAGCAGGGCCCACAGCGAATCAGCCGACAGGGTCTTGACTCTGGAGAACTCGAGCGTGTCCGTCTCCTGTCGGTTGAGAGCGATGTACTGGCAGCCCTGGAAGTCTCCTTTCAGCTGCTCGCCGCAGTGCAGCCGCACCAGATCCCACGTGCCCACCCGCCTCAGGACCTCCCGCACTGACTCCATCTGTCTGTACGACAGATGACCTGCAGGACAAAAGAACACATAGAAGAAGTTGACCTGGTGGCATTCCTGTTAAGTTTGCTTAATCATATTACGTGGTGAAATTCATttcaatgtaaaaaatatatatcaaacaTGTCAAGTTGTCGAGTCCTAAAAGTCTTATCATCTTAAGACAAGTGAAAATGTGTGAAAGGTCAGTAagatttgtaatattatttgaCATATTATGTCTTTTTTAGAGTCAACAggagagagatgacaggaaatgaggtgagagagagagatgggattACTTATTGGCTGTTTCAAAATTCTTATTATGAAAcaagtagggctgcaattaacgattattttcaaaagaaccactttaaatcttgtgtttatcagagatgtggTCAgacgtttcttggaaataagtcattcagcatgaaaaaacaactaatcgacaaCAGAAATCTTAGTttactaagaccaaaacgaccgactagtcgactaagagggagCAGCCCTGTTTGAAAACATGTTGAATTAACAAGAATCAAGTGTCACTTTTCTTTGTACTAGTGCAGCAGTCTGTTTCATTCAGTCTATTTTTGCACTAGCAGATTTCTTCAGTATCAGAACATCTATTGAATCCCTCAAACTTATTCATGTTTATCTTTTAAAGGAGCCGCTCACCAGTGAGCCAGGATGGAGTCAGTGCGTCTGACATCCAGGCCACGTAGCCCTCTCTGAAAGACCTGAGGAAGTCGTCTATCTGGCTGTGGGAGACcagctccctcctcttcctcagctcCTCGTCCAGCTCGCAGTctggagagaggaagatgaCCCTGGGGAAGAAGAGGCTTTGGGGCACAGACACTCCGCTCCTCCTCAAATGGCCACAAAAGTTAGCGGTCTTGGTCTAGAGGAGAAGAGTTTAGGGAACTATCAGAATTGTTGTTCATTAAGTTTCTGCTGAtagactaatcaattaatagaCTGATCACCATTGAGAGTTTATTAATCCAGAAAAGAGATATTTGTCAGCATGTTCTAACATTCACACAGGACGCCTCGGTATTAAACTGTTATATAATGACCTTAAAGACACAAATGCAGATGTCCACTTTTCAATTTCTAAAAAGGACccactttaagaactttaaattGTCACTGACGGCGGAGCTTTTATCTGCTTTGTGTTGATTAATGAAGTTAATACGTCCAATTCAAGCAGAACTATTGAAATAatgcggtgtgtgtgtttgccatcAGACTCTTCTGTCAAGCTCCCAGTCCACATCGAGCGTCTATAGAGATGGAAATGAGTGACTCCGAACAGACCCAGGCACATAAGGTGACAGCTGTGTTTAGGCACCTGCCTGCTTTCACCACCCACCCCCTTCTGAACATAATTATGGCCTTTCAAATGAAGAGCGACCACTTGGGAAGTTTAGGAAGCCCCGCTGTAGTGTTTGAAATTTCCATATAAATTGTTATGGTGACTCAGAATCTCTTAACCCGGCTGGAGTTCGGATGAAAACAATGTCCCCGGACAATTGATTGGACCTTGGACACGAGTGTGCCAGATAGTTTGACATTTAGGGTTTTCATGATGGTATTTCAACATTTCAGCTAAatgtggcctttttttttttttttaccgtgatAGCTTTGAGGGGATCTTCAACCTGCTCTATGCAGGTATTGGTAAAGTTTTGGTCCTCTTCTTTCACTTGCACATGCCAGTTCTGGTTGTGAGCGGACACTGTGCCTCTCCACGGTTTTACGTCTATGCAGAAGATCCCCTGACCTTATAAGACAAAGAGGAAAACATTAGTGGAGATTCACAGACTCAATTGTGTAGTACCACTGATACTGTAGCTAATCTTTCCTTGAGGCAAAATGGATAAAATCTTTActtatttatgttattgttttgtatacatgtgtataaaagACAGTAAGTTTGAACATTGTGCAGAGGTCAGTTGCAAAATTTAGTTAAGGACTAGTCTTGGCCTTAGATTGTCAGGTTAGTTAGAATAAATATTAAGACTGAGGTAGGAAAGTTAGCCCCCTTTCCTCCTGGCTGAGCTTGAGGTGAGAGCTTTGTTGCTCTGACTAACTATTTGACCTGTTTTCCATTGCTTTTAGCTCAATCTTCTACTGTTTACCCATTGCTTTTAGATATCCTTTAGCTAACTATTCTACTGTTTACCCATTGCTTTTAGATATCCTTTAGCTAACTATTCTACTGTTTACCCATTGCTTTTAGATATCCTTTAGCTAACTATTctactgtttatccattactttagcAAGTCTGACTTAAAGTAATATTTAAGACAAAAGGCTGGGGCTATTTTTTATGCAACTGGCCCCTGAAGAGGCtataaatcaaaaaaaaaatggcttaTGAAGATACTACTACCTCTATTAGATATGAATAGTCctacttaaaaaataaaaaggtataAAAGGATAAAATCTTCCATCACAGTaggctttatgtaattttattatgtattttgaTATACTGTAAAACATTTTCTGTAAATTAATTTGAGAAATTATTTATAGCTATAAAAATGGGAATTAGCATTAGAAAGTATTAACTGACTCAAATAGAGTTGTGTATATCTTTCAAACAAATGTGTGCTGTGATTATGAAGACAGTTTTACATGTCACACTAGGCCACTTTAATGCGAGCGTGCtgatattgtgcatgctggctcactgggaCACCTGAATacaacagagccatcgttaatgtaattagtaacacctgtgcttctcCTACAGTGACGAGACTAAATGCCTGCTGTGAAAAAGACCTATTAGAACAATTCACTGCTCACTTCAATGTAACTCAGCGTTAAAGACCTGggaacaaacaaaaatgtaagaTATATCTCAATCTAACGTTCAGATACTGACTCCAGTACCACAAAATCAATATCATATTGATTTATTGCACAGATTTATCATGAAATGCCATTTTATTCTAGATACCAACCTGTGAGGACGACAATGTTGATGTCATCTTTGGCGGTCTGGAACTGGTCGGGGATACGCAGGTTGCAGTAAACATCTTCCTTTCTCATCCGGGTGAGTTTCCTACAGCGAAAGTACAAACTATTAGATATTTTGTGCAAAAGAACACTTGTGAAGCTGCATTAATTGATGTTATGTTGGCTACTTTGGGGGCAGTGGAACAAGCTGCAAACACATTGCCATATTATcgtattataaagttgcaacagCAAACCAGTTGGCATGTCCagcagacacaaagcaacattGGCATTCAGTTGGAGTTTCTGTTCATTCCATCAATATAAATCcagtattcactctcctttttgctttgttttagtCTGGCTGTTTAGCTGCTAAATACTCCACTATGTTctccagctagtcgctaactttgtctgtctgctgtttggtgctgagtaggtagtgtacagtggatTTATCATAGCTTTTTCAGGGAAAACAGCAAGATTTATGAGAGcaaaacagtaaagtgatggctgtaaaaccaaaacaatgagctgaaagatgctataaCACTAGCAAAGAGTAAAGGGGAACTacataattctctgtgggttgaAACCTTTCGCATTACACATTgttgatataaatatatgtattaatacagctttaaatacacacaatatTCACCTGACATGTTGTGTGAAGTCAGGTAGTGTTGGTGTGTGACTAGGGCTCTGGCCTGGGGCACTTTCTGAAGCTTTGGAGCTGAGATGAAACTGGGTAAACAGGCTTCCTAGCTGAGGCATCCTATAGTCTTTGTCTGAAAATAAAGAACATATTAACATTTAACAGATTAACCTTTAATTTATGAAGCAGTTTTAGAGACAACAATGTTACTGAAggaaatacatacatacatagctTCAGATGTTTGGCTTCCCTCAGTTACATAAATGATGTCAACATGGTGTTTAGACTATAATAAACATGTTGTTCTAGCCAAATCCAACAAAACAACCAATGTTAAACACCATCTTCATTGCTCTTATGCTTTAAAAGCATCCTGAAAGCATGCTAACTGCTATACAGACTTTACAGCTTTGTTGACAACACTATAAGCTTGAACATGAACTTGATGAGCCTGTAGAGAGAGAACAAAGAGCAAGAGGACAAGACTGCTGGCATGGCAACATAAACAATACATACTGATGAAGAGACGTTCAAGAGCAAAAAGAAATGAGGGGATTCAGCTCGACATTTTCCTGGTTCTTAATGTCGGTGGTCTATAGTCTCTTTCCAAATGCTGAGCAATGTAACTCTATCCAGGAAAGCTGTTTCACaacctcccctcctccttctcctcctcctcctcctctccaatgTTCCTGGAAGACGTAAACAACATACCACGTGCACCACCTGCAGCATCAGGTTTCGCCCACAAGGGACATGACGTCAGAGGACGTCACTCAGTCCTGCAGTGGTGTTTGCTGTGTGTGATGCATTTAGGGAACGATTCCTGCTATTTCCATGTGATGTTTTGGACTGAGAAGCTGCAGTGGAAGAAATACACAACACCACTTTAAATACCCACAACATGTGGTATTTAAATTGTGTAAATGTAAACAAGTGTTTGCAGTAGTATGTACTCaagtatcaaaagtactcaCTGTGATGAAGTAGTGTTGCTGTCTGATGAAAACATGTATCTCCAGCTGAGAAAACAATCCCACTACATCTACAAGGTCTAAAAGAGTACATGTTTTTGCAGCTtttaatcatatcacatcatcAGCAGATGCCCAGTtggaaaaatggaaatttgaacATCTACAATATCTGGACTATGTGCACTACCTGCAACCCCCTCTcctaaccactggtgcactttaaactttaaacttactttacactacatcccatataccgttttatagactgtacatattacatctatttattgtacacaaattttttttattgacggaTGGTAAacgctatgtccattcactatgttcattcactatgtgtATTCTGTATtactatttattgttttataatctttttgtacaCCTCTGTATCTgcgctttgctgctttgacacctgaattcccccccggggattaataaaggttcatcttatcttatcttaatttcTGATGAAGATCATATGATATGAATATATAAAGTACCAAAACAGCTACTGAATGGACTGTGGTGAGATTGTTTCTCAAACGCTGTTTTCatggtcaagaatgaactttaaaCCTTAGTTTGTGTCAATAGTTTTGGTAATTTTCACTGTGAATCATTTACAGATTCAAATAAGTCTCgaaaaggtttttaaaaaaacctaaaatgtatatttttcagAGTGAATTAAAAGTAGACAGTTGCAGAAACATGACTTTTTGAAACCAACAacaattgcaattttttttaagttactgGCATGTTACATGTGAAGCCCATGCATAGTCTGCAAAGTAATTTAGTAACCACAGCTGTCAGAGTAAATCTACATTATGAGGAAAAATctctcaaaatgtcaacataTGTTTATACCAGTACCTTAAATTGTACTTATACTGGAGTAGATGTAGACT
The genomic region above belongs to Sebastes fasciatus isolate fSebFas1 chromosome 20, fSebFas1.pri, whole genome shotgun sequence and contains:
- the LOC141758508 gene encoding uncharacterized protein LOC141758508 isoform X2, with translation MPQLGSLFTQFHLSSKASESAPGQSPSHTPTLPDFTQHVRKLTRMRKEDVYCNLRIPDQFQTAKDDINIVVLTGQGIFCIDVKPWRGTVSAHNQNWHVQVKEEDQNFTNTCIEQVEDPLKAITTKTANFCGHLRRSGVSVPQSLFFPRVIFLSPDCELDEELRKRRELVSHSQIDDFLRSFREGYVAWMSDALTPSWLTGHLSYRQMESVREVLRRVGTWDLVRLHCGEQLKGDFQGCQYIALNRQETDTLEFSRVKTLSADSLWALLGHARQAAARVTGP
- the LOC141758508 gene encoding uncharacterized protein LOC141758508 isoform X1, with product MPQLGSLFTQFHLSSKASESAPGQSPSHTPTLPDFTQHVRKLTRMRKEDVYCNLRIPDQFQTAKDDINIVVLTGQGIFCIDVKPWRGTVSAHNQNWHVQVKEEDQNFTNTCIEQVEDPLKAITTKTANFCGHLRRSGVSVPQSLFFPRVIFLSPDCELDEELRKRRELVSHSQIDDFLRSFREGYVAWMSDALTPSWLTGHLSYRQMESVREVLRRVGTWDLVRLHCGEQLKGDFQGCQYIALNRQETDTLEFSRVKTLSADSLWALLGHARQVTVKMYKRGSQSWLGKSLNATATIPSNTCVIFRISGEEADAKIPANTIHSITLSN